The region CCTGTGGCGCGTATTGCCAGGGAGCTCGGGATTTCGGGCTACCTCGTCAGAAAAACTATCCTTGATATCCGCAAGGAAGCCCGCGAGGACTATCTGAACCCTGCAACGGACGCCCTCCGGGAAGCGCTGGAGCAATTAGATGTTCTCTTCGGGCGCCATCACGAAGCGTGGGAGCGCTCGATCGCGATTGCGGATCGGGAAGAACTCATCGAAGAAGGCGAAGCCGGTGATCTGGTAGATGGCAAACGCCGGATCAGGATCACGAAGTCGCAAAAGCGCAGGGTGCCAAAAGAGTACAATGTCAGGCCCCTGGAAGGAATGCTGCGCTGCATCGAGACACGGGCCAAACTTCTCGGTCTTTATGAGAAAAAAGTGGAGAAAGAAGTTCCGGCAAATCCCCTGGCACTAATGACATTGGAGCAAAAAGCGAAAAAGATGGGAGAAATACTTTCGCGGATAGCCGGGCAAATGAAAGCTGGGGACCTTGAGGAATCCAGCGGTATTGCGACAAGCCCCGGGGCAACCGGCGGGGTTAGCTCTAACAGGCCTGTGACAGATGAAGGTATCCGGGTTCAGGGTGAGGTTACAGCGGCTGCCGGGGGCAAAGCGATACAGGTTCGAATGATATGAATGGAACTCATACATGTGCCTGTTCAGTTGCCACGTCAAACTTTTATACCCGGGAGTTCAATAAGATACCTTATACGCCAGTAGATCATGACTGGGGGATACAGTCCCTCAAGCCTGAGGAGACTGCACTCCCGGCCCCGTTTCATCCTGCAGCGGCAGAGGGTAATATCGCTTTTGCGTTGGACAGCCTCACGCCTGAACCATTTCTTTCTGCCGGACCATCTCTTCTAACGCAACACGGCTGACTGAATTTTGGCCTGCCGTTCACCGGTCCCGGGCCCTACTGACACGGCTCACGATAAGGCAGCCTCCCGGATTGTTTCGGGCAAAATGAGACAGTAACGATATCCTGCACATGAAATCTTTGAGCCCCGTATTGTCAAGCTTCCTGGGCTTTCATAAAAAATTTACCGGCCGCAAGAAAAGCCGGAAGGCTAAAAACAAGGCCGGGAGATAGATGATGAAAGAGACAAACCTGCCCGTTGGCGATACGGGAACCGGCCGGACAACTTCAGACAGTCCTGCATTGGAATCCGGACCGGGCAATGAAATACCTGCCGCAGGGATGCGACCGCCGGGTATTCCCGGGGAGGGTCCCCGACCACAAGCGGATACTGGTGGCGATAGAGTGCCTCCCGCGGGAACTGCAATGCAGGAAGACGGGGATCGCAACCGGAGGGCTATTATCTACGAAGCTTACTTTGTGGAGGGTAGGCCTCCGGCACGTATTGCACGGGACATGGGGATAACGCGTGATCTGGTGAGGAAAATAATTCACGAAATCCGCAAGCAGGCCGGCGAGGATTATCCGGATCCGGCGACGGCTGCCCGTGAAGAGGCGATCGATCAGTTGGATGTGACCCTTGCATGCTATGACGAAGCCTGGGAGCGCTCGGTTGCCATTGCGGACCGGGAAGAGTTCATCGATGAAGCCGCGGCCGGTGACCCGGTGAATGGCAAACGCCGGATGGTGACCACGAAGTCACAAAGGCGCACGAGGCAGGAGGAGTTCAATACGAAGGCTTTGGAAGGGATGCGACGCTGCATCGAAGCGCGGTCGGGACTTCTCGGCCTGTATGAGAAAAAGTCCGCGGGGAAAGTTCCGGATAAGCCCGTGCAGAATAAGATTGCTTTTGCACCTACGGCAGTGCAAGACTGGCTGAGGTTGGAGGCCGAGCACCGCGATGGGGAAACCGCCCGCAAGACAGCCGGCGCCGACCGCGCATGCCGTATGGCTCCCCGGACAGCGGTGCCAGACTGGGATCTCATTGCCGGACGGGCCGGCGCCACCGGAACACCGCCCGGTAACCATGCCGCTGAATTACCGGGAGGACAGGATGCGGGGAAGGTAAACGGTCCGGCACCTGTTATCTGGATCGGGCACGGGGACAGACCGGCAAACCTATCCGTGCCTGCTGATTCATCCCGCCAACCCGCCCCCCGTCCCGGCCTTAACCCCGCCGGGAGCACGCGCGCTGATGCCGATGCTCCATACGGTCGTATTCAGGTAGAGCCGGGAGTCTTTGTCAACGCGACAGTCCCATCATGATCTTTACCCCGCGTGGTAGCAGGCACTCGAGAATTCTGCGCTGATTTGGGTTTGCCGTTTATAAGTAAGTCCACTAACCGGGGCGGGCAGATGTTTTCGCCCGCCCCGGTTAAGACGGTGCGCTTCGATACCGTGTGCCCCGCCACCTTCCGTCCTCGCAAGCCGTGAAGACGGGCACAACGATGACCAAGGCGGGCGTTACCGGTTCTGACGTGGGCAGCACACCCGCCTGTAAACGGGCGCGCTCTACCCGTGGCTTTGTAACAAGCCTGACCCGGATCAGCGGCACCCCGGCCGACAATGCCAGCGGCAACGGGATGGCATCGGTCCTTGCGGGTCTGCGTCGCAAGAGCAACGGTGTTTCCGGATACAGGGCCAATCCCGGCGCTATGGAGGGACGGGTCACGGTTACAGTTACAGGTTACGAACAGCATCGTTTGATCGCGGCGCAGAAGCCACTGCCGCTAGGAGATGTTGTCTCCGTGAAATGAAAATAGAGTCCTTTAAACGCGCCACGGGTGACGGTTACCAACCCTGCACCGGCTTCAAGACGCCCGGCGTGTTCGCCGGCCAGCTTCTGCAGATCGATTCCGCTGACGTCTTCGTCCTGATGGTAGGCGCTGAACGGTAGGCGCTGATCTGGAGCGCACCGGTTTCCTCATCCGCGAGAAAGGTTGTACAGCCCTCTTCGACTTCACCCGGCCATCCATCGGGCCGTTCGATGGTCCACCAATCATATGGTCCACCAATCACATTGAAATTTCTGGCTCAATTTGTGATTCTGTCTGCCTTTCCCCTGTCGCCGTTCCACGGAGACAGCGGTCGCACCGCGATCCGGAAAAAGGCGGCGGAAGAAGCGCCTCCTGTGCCGGTGCCGGTCTTGCCCTGCGCCTTCATTCCTATAACGTGATTACGTCCAACGTTATTATGGCGCCTGAAGGTGATACGTCATCTGCAATCGCACGGAAGGATCTCACGCAACTATGCAATACACATCAATTCCCGCCACGTCGTTGAAGCCCTCGGTCATCTGTCTGGGCACCGGCTCGTTTGGCTCGGCCATATCAACCGACGACTCATTCGCCATGCTTGATGCTTTTGCAGAAGCGGGCGGCAACTTCGCGGACAGCGCCCACATCTATGCGGCATGGCTTCCCGGTGGCGCGGGACAAAGCGAGCGGACGCTGGGGAAGTGGCTGGCCAGCCGCAAGCCACAGAACTTCATCGTCGGCACAAAAGGCGGGCATCCCGATTTAGACACGATGGACGTTTCGCGGCTGAGGCCGGAGGACATTGCCCGTGATCTGGACGAAAGTCTGGAACGATTAGGACTCGACTCGGTCGATCTGTACTGGCTCCACCGCGACGCCGCCGGGATCCCCGTTGCCGAAATCCTCCATGCGCTGGACGAACATGTCCGGTCGGGTCGTGTCCGGGCTCTCGGAGCCTCCAACTGGAGCACGGCGCGTATCGGTGAAGCGAACGCAGAAGCGGTCCGTCGTGGCTGGACGGGCTTTTGTGCGAGCCAGATCGGATGGAGTCTGGCCGAAGTCAATGCAGCGGTGCGAGGAAAGGGCGGTATGGAGTGGATGGATGATGGAACACTGGCCTGGCACCGCACCACGGGCTTTCCGGCGATGGGCTACTCGTCACAGGCGAACGGTTTTTTCGCACATCCGTTACCTCCGGTGGAGGGGCCGGTGACCGACAAGCAGAAAGCTCTGGCCTCCTCTTACCTGAGCGACCGCAACAGGCTGCGCTTCGGGCGTGCAACCGGACTCGGTCTGGATCGGGGCAAGACGGCCGGAGAAGTTGCCCTCGCTTATCTGTGGAGTCAGGACTTCCCCGCGGTCGCGATCATCGGGCCCCGTAACCTGGCGCAACTCCGGGAAAGTCTGGGTGCCTCCGATCTGAAATTAAGTCCCCGTGAAATCCACTTTCTCGAAGGGAAGGACGCCCGGG is a window of Abditibacteriaceae bacterium DNA encoding:
- a CDS encoding aldo/keto reductase, which gives rise to MQYTSIPATSLKPSVICLGTGSFGSAISTDDSFAMLDAFAEAGGNFADSAHIYAAWLPGGAGQSERTLGKWLASRKPQNFIVGTKGGHPDLDTMDVSRLRPEDIARDLDESLERLGLDSVDLYWLHRDAAGIPVAEILHALDEHVRSGRVRALGASNWSTARIGEANAEAVRRGWTGFCASQIGWSLAEVNAAVRGKGGMEWMDDGTLAWHRTTGFPAMGYSSQANGFFAHPLPPVEGPVTDKQKALASSYLSDRNRLRFGRATGLGLDRGKTAGEVALAYLWSQDFPAVAIIGPRNLAQLRESLGASDLKLSPREIHFLEGKDARE